A single region of the Devosia sp. FJ2-5-3 genome encodes:
- a CDS encoding glycogen/starch/alpha-glucan phosphorylase, which translates to MPQKPIVYDAPTHEPRATTVEAIQAEILERLIYSVGKDPIVARPHDWLTATILAVRDRVMDRWMESSRETWRTANKRVYYLSLEFLIGRLMRDAMSNVGLMEPVQQALANLNVDLGDLINLEPDAALGNGGLGRLAACFMESMSSVDIPAYGYGIRYVHGLFRQEMSEGWQVELPEEWLAHGNPWEFERRESTYEIGFGGHVNPVQDPDGSVRQEWEPNEHLLAVAYDTPIVGWRGKRVNTLRLWSAQPIDPILLDKFNSGDHIGALEESSKAEAITRVLYPADSTPAGQELRLRQEFFFSSASLQDIVRRHLQQYGDLGSLPDKVAIQLNDTHPAISVAELMRILIDDNGLAWDQAWKLCKGTFGYTNHTLLPEALESWPVALLERLLPRHMQIIYQINAEVLTEARVKAGFNDQQVAAISLIDEHGGRRVRMGQLAFVGSHSINGVSALHTELMKQTVFADLHRLYPERINNKTNGITPRRWLLQCNPSLTKLISDRIGPEFMDDVEKLHLLVPHAEDKGFQQQFAAVKHANKQRLAKLIKDRLNVVVSPDALFDVQIKRIHEYKRQLLNIIHAVALYDEIRAHPEREWKPRVKIFAGKAAPSYWNAKLIIKLINDVARVINNDPAVRGLLKVVFLPNYNVSLAEVIVPAADLSEQISTAGMEASGTGNMKFMANGAITIGTMDGANVEMHKEVGADNIVIFGLSAQEVEDKRSRSEVPRSAIDKSRRLREALESISSGVFSPDDPNRYRDLIGGLYDHDWFMVARDFDAYWTAQDKVNRLWAKPDRWWAMAIRNTANVGFFSSDRTIRQYAGEIWGVPTA; encoded by the coding sequence ATGCCGCAAAAGCCGATCGTCTACGATGCTCCAACCCACGAGCCCCGTGCCACTACTGTTGAAGCCATTCAGGCCGAAATCCTCGAGAGGCTGATCTATTCCGTAGGCAAGGATCCTATAGTTGCCCGCCCGCATGACTGGTTGACCGCTACCATTCTGGCCGTGCGCGACCGTGTCATGGATCGCTGGATGGAGAGTTCGCGCGAGACCTGGCGCACCGCCAACAAGCGCGTCTACTATCTCAGCCTCGAATTCCTGATCGGCCGGCTCATGCGCGACGCGATGAGCAATGTGGGCCTGATGGAGCCGGTGCAACAGGCTCTGGCCAACCTCAATGTCGACCTGGGCGATCTGATCAATCTCGAGCCCGACGCAGCGCTAGGCAATGGCGGCCTCGGCCGGCTGGCGGCCTGTTTCATGGAATCCATGTCCTCGGTCGATATCCCAGCTTATGGCTATGGCATCCGCTATGTGCATGGGCTGTTTCGCCAGGAGATGAGCGAAGGCTGGCAGGTCGAACTGCCCGAGGAGTGGCTCGCGCACGGCAATCCATGGGAATTCGAGAGGCGCGAAAGCACCTATGAAATCGGCTTCGGCGGCCATGTGAACCCGGTCCAGGACCCTGATGGCAGCGTGCGCCAGGAATGGGAGCCAAATGAGCACCTGTTGGCCGTGGCCTATGACACGCCTATCGTGGGCTGGCGCGGCAAGCGGGTGAACACGCTGCGGCTGTGGAGCGCGCAGCCGATCGACCCGATCCTGCTCGACAAATTCAATTCCGGCGACCACATCGGGGCGCTGGAAGAAAGCTCCAAGGCCGAAGCGATCACCCGGGTTCTCTACCCGGCGGATTCGACCCCGGCCGGGCAGGAATTGCGGCTGCGCCAGGAGTTTTTCTTCTCATCGGCGTCATTGCAGGACATCGTGCGGCGGCATTTGCAGCAATATGGCGATCTCGGCTCGCTGCCGGACAAGGTCGCCATCCAGCTCAATGACACGCATCCGGCTATTTCGGTCGCCGAGCTCATGCGCATTCTCATCGATGACAATGGGCTCGCCTGGGACCAGGCCTGGAAGCTGTGCAAGGGCACGTTCGGCTATACCAACCATACCCTGCTGCCCGAAGCGCTGGAGAGCTGGCCGGTGGCGCTGCTCGAGCGGCTTTTGCCTCGCCACATGCAGATCATCTACCAGATCAATGCCGAAGTGCTGACCGAAGCGCGGGTCAAGGCCGGCTTCAACGACCAGCAGGTGGCCGCGATTTCGCTGATCGACGAGCATGGCGGGCGGCGCGTCCGCATGGGCCAGCTGGCCTTTGTCGGCTCGCACTCGATCAATGGCGTTTCGGCGCTGCATACGGAGCTGATGAAACAGACGGTTTTTGCCGATCTGCACAGGCTCTATCCCGAGCGGATCAACAACAAGACCAATGGCATTACGCCGCGGCGCTGGCTGCTGCAGTGCAATCCGAGCCTCACCAAGCTGATCAGCGACCGCATCGGCCCAGAGTTCATGGACGATGTGGAAAAACTCCACCTGCTGGTGCCGCATGCTGAGGACAAGGGTTTCCAGCAGCAGTTTGCGGCGGTCAAGCATGCCAACAAGCAGCGCCTCGCCAAGCTGATCAAGGATCGCCTCAACGTGGTGGTCTCGCCGGATGCGCTGTTCGACGTGCAGATCAAGCGCATCCACGAATATAAGCGACAGCTGCTGAACATCATCCATGCAGTGGCGCTCTATGACGAGATCCGGGCCCATCCGGAGCGGGAGTGGAAGCCGCGCGTCAAGATTTTCGCCGGCAAGGCAGCGCCGAGCTATTGGAACGCCAAGTTGATCATCAAGCTGATCAACGATGTGGCGCGGGTCATCAACAACGACCCGGCGGTGCGTGGCCTGCTCAAAGTGGTGTTCCTGCCCAACTACAACGTCAGCCTGGCCGAGGTGATCGTGCCGGCAGCAGATCTTTCCGAGCAGATCTCGACGGCCGGCATGGAAGCGTCCGGCACGGGCAACATGAAGTTCATGGCCAATGGCGCCATCACCATCGGCACGATGGACGGCGCCAATGTCGAGATGCACAAGGAAGTCGGCGCCGACAATATCGTCATCTTCGGGCTCTCGGCCCAGGAGGTCGAGGACAAGCGCAGCCGGAGCGAGGTTCCGCGGTCGGCCATCGACAAGTCCCGGCGGCTGCGCGAGGCGCTGGAGTCCATCTCGTCCGGGGTGTTTTCACCCGATGATCCGAACCGCTATCGCGATCTGATCGGCGGGCTCTACGATCATGACTGGTTCATGGTGGCCCGCGACTTCGACGCCTATTGGACGGCGCAGGACAAGGTCAATCGCCTCTGGGCCAAACCGGACCGCTGGTGGGCGATGGCGATCCGCAACACGGCAAATGTGGGCTTCTTCTCGTCGGACCGCACGATCCGCCAATATGCCGGCGAAATCTGGGGTGTCCCCACGGCGTAG
- the glgB gene encoding 1,4-alpha-glucan branching protein GlgB: MNKENWQADAREVEAIVAGRHGDAFAFLGLHEFDGKWVLRAFIPHAESVAAYTLDGTELSHLIPRHAAGFFEGIVAIDKRQPIRYRARNAGGEWDVFDPYSFGPVLGPMDDYYIGEGSHLRLFDKLGAHEMEFEGVHGTHFAVWAPNALRVSVVGTFNEWDGRRHPMRNRGGIWEVFVPVVGTGTIYKYEIVGPDGQLLPLKADPFARQAELRPRNGSVVPDPTPFTWTDQKYMSDRASRDWRRTPMSIYEVHPGSWRRRADGSFLSYDQLAEQLIPYAADMGYTHLEFLPISEHPFDPSWGYQPTGLYAPTARFGDPAGFARLVNAAHEAGLGVILDWVPAHFPTDEFGLSNFDGTALYEHEDPRQGFHPDWNTAIYNFGRKEVSAYLTNNALYWFETFHIDGLRVDAVASMLYLDYSRQPGQWVPNKHGGNENLEAVAFLQRVNAEVYRQFPGAFMIAEESTSWPGVSHPTYTGGLGFGFKWNMGFMNDTLRYMARSPIHRRYHHNDMTFGLVYAFSENFVLPLSHDEVVHGKGSLLDKMPGDEWQQFANLRAYLAFMWGHPGKKLLFMGQEFAQRAEWAEGKGLDWWLLDSPPHEGMRRLVADLNAAYRSLPALHERDCEPDGFDWVIGNDQTNSVLAWLRKAPNADPVLVISNLTPVPREHYKVPLPKAGRWVERINTDAGWYAGGNTGNQGAVKAYEVKGQHWPAEAEIYLPPLATLFLKYDPD; the protein is encoded by the coding sequence GTGAACAAAGAAAACTGGCAGGCGGATGCACGCGAAGTCGAAGCAATCGTGGCGGGGCGCCACGGCGATGCTTTCGCTTTTCTGGGCCTGCATGAATTCGACGGGAAATGGGTGCTTCGCGCCTTTATCCCGCACGCCGAATCCGTGGCCGCCTACACATTAGACGGGACGGAATTGAGCCACCTCATTCCCCGCCACGCGGCGGGGTTTTTCGAGGGGATAGTCGCAATCGACAAGCGGCAGCCCATTCGCTACCGGGCGCGGAACGCCGGTGGCGAATGGGATGTGTTCGACCCATACTCCTTCGGTCCGGTCCTCGGGCCGATGGACGATTATTATATCGGCGAGGGGAGCCATCTCCGGCTCTTCGACAAGCTCGGTGCCCATGAAATGGAGTTCGAGGGCGTTCACGGCACCCACTTTGCCGTGTGGGCCCCAAATGCGCTGCGGGTATCCGTCGTCGGCACGTTCAACGAGTGGGACGGACGGCGGCACCCGATGCGCAATCGCGGCGGGATTTGGGAAGTGTTCGTCCCGGTGGTGGGCACCGGCACGATCTATAAATACGAGATCGTCGGGCCGGACGGGCAGCTTCTGCCGCTCAAGGCAGATCCGTTCGCGCGCCAGGCCGAGTTGCGTCCGCGCAATGGTTCGGTGGTGCCCGATCCGACGCCATTCACCTGGACCGACCAGAAATACATGAGCGACCGCGCCAGCCGGGATTGGCGGCGCACGCCGATGTCCATCTACGAAGTCCATCCCGGCTCGTGGCGTCGCCGCGCCGATGGCAGCTTCCTCAGCTACGACCAATTGGCCGAGCAGCTGATCCCCTATGCGGCGGACATGGGCTATACCCACCTCGAATTCCTGCCGATTTCCGAGCATCCGTTCGATCCGAGCTGGGGGTATCAGCCGACCGGCCTCTATGCCCCGACGGCGCGCTTCGGCGACCCTGCCGGATTTGCCAGATTGGTGAATGCCGCGCATGAAGCGGGACTCGGCGTGATCCTTGACTGGGTGCCGGCGCATTTTCCGACCGACGAATTCGGCCTGAGCAATTTCGACGGAACGGCGCTCTACGAGCACGAAGACCCGCGCCAGGGGTTCCACCCCGACTGGAACACCGCCATCTACAATTTCGGCCGCAAGGAAGTGTCGGCCTATCTGACCAACAACGCGCTCTACTGGTTCGAAACTTTCCATATCGACGGACTGCGCGTCGATGCCGTGGCTTCGATGCTCTATCTCGATTATTCGCGCCAGCCGGGGCAGTGGGTGCCCAACAAGCACGGCGGCAACGAGAATCTGGAGGCAGTGGCCTTTCTGCAGCGGGTCAATGCCGAGGTTTATCGGCAGTTTCCCGGCGCCTTCATGATCGCCGAGGAGTCCACCTCATGGCCGGGCGTAAGCCACCCGACCTATACGGGCGGGCTGGGGTTCGGGTTCAAGTGGAACATGGGCTTCATGAACGATACGCTGCGCTACATGGCGCGCAGCCCGATCCATCGGCGCTATCACCATAACGACATGACGTTTGGCCTCGTCTACGCGTTCAGCGAGAATTTCGTGCTGCCGCTCAGCCATGACGAGGTGGTGCATGGCAAGGGTTCGCTGCTCGACAAGATGCCCGGGGACGAGTGGCAGCAATTCGCGAATTTGCGGGCTTACCTGGCTTTCATGTGGGGGCATCCGGGCAAGAAGCTGCTCTTCATGGGCCAGGAATTCGCTCAGCGGGCCGAATGGGCGGAAGGCAAGGGGCTCGACTGGTGGCTGCTGGATTCGCCGCCGCACGAGGGCATGCGGCGTCTCGTCGCTGATCTCAATGCAGCCTATCGGAGCCTGCCGGCGTTGCACGAACGCGATTGCGAGCCCGATGGTTTTGATTGGGTCATCGGCAATGACCAGACCAATTCGGTGCTGGCATGGCTGCGCAAGGCGCCGAACGCCGATCCGGTGCTCGTGATCTCCAATCTGACGCCGGTGCCGCGGGAACATTACAAGGTGCCACTGCCAAAGGCAGGGCGGTGGGTCGAACGGATCAACACGGATGCCGGCTGGTACGCGGGCGGAAACACGGGAAACCAGGGCGCCGTAAAGGCATATGAGGTGAAGGGGCAGCACTGGCCGGCGGAGGCGGAAATCTACCTGCCGCCACTGGCAACACTTTTCCTGAAATACGATCCGGATTGA